Proteins encoded together in one Carassius auratus strain Wakin chromosome 32, ASM336829v1, whole genome shotgun sequence window:
- the dnaja2a gene encoding dnaJ homolog subfamily A member 2, with translation MSDVSDTKLYDLLGVSPSASENELKKAYRKLAKEYHPDKNPNAGDKFKEISFAYEVLTNPEKRDLYDRYGEQGLREGGCGGGGMDDIFSHIFGGGLFGFMGGQGRSRNGARRRGEDMVHPLKVSLEDLYNGKTTKLQLSKNVLCSTCNGQGGKSGAVQKCTACRGRGMRIMIRQLAPGMVQQMQSVCTDCNGEGEVISEKDRCKKCEGKKVIKEVKILEVHVDKGMKHGQKITFGGEADQAPGQEPGDIVLVLQEKEHETFRREGNDLHMTHKIGLVEALCGFHFTLKHLDGRQIVVKYPAGKVIEPGSVRVVRGEGMPQYRNPFEKGDMFIKFDVQFPDNNWLSPEKLLELEDLLPTRADPPVISGDAEEVDLEEFVSQSSSGGHRREAYNDSSDEEGGHHGPGVQCAHQ, from the exons ATGTCTGACGTCTCCGATACCAAACTATACGACCTTCTCGGGGTCTCCCCCTCGGCCTCCGAGAACGAGCTGAAAAAG gCTTATCGGAAACTAGCAAAGGAGTATCACCCTGACAAAAACCCAAATGCTGGAGATAAA TTTAAAGAGATTAGCTTTGCTTATGAAGTACTGACTAACCCAGAGAAGAGGGACTTGTACGACCGTTATGGGGAGCAGGGTCTGCGAGAAGGTGGCTGCGGAGGAGGCGGGATGGATGACATCTTTTCCCATATCTTTGGTGGCGGTCTCTTCGGCTTCATGGGGGGACAGGGTCGGAGCAGGAACGGAGCGCGGCGGAGAGGGGAAGACATGGTCCACCCCCTGAA GGTGTCTCTTGAAGACTTGTACAATGGAAAAACAACCAAATTACAGCTGAGCAAGAATGTTCTGTGTAGCACTTGTAATGG TCAAGGCGGGAAGTCTGGTGCGGTCCAGAAGTGCACGGCCTGCAGGGGGCGGGGTATGCGCATCATGATCCGACAGCTGGCTCCTGGCATGGTCCAGCAGATGCAGTCCGTGTGCACCGATTGTAACGGTGAAG GCGAGGTGATCAGTGAGAAGGATCGCTGCAAAAAGTGTGAGGGGAAGAAGGTGATTAAAGAGGTGAAGATTCTGGAAGTGCACGTGGATAAAGGTATGAAGCACGGACAGAAGATCACCTTCGGCGGCGAGGCTGACCAAGCACCTGGACAAGAACCCGGAGACATTGTCCTGGTCCTGCAGGAAAAAGAGCATGAG ACGTTCAGAAGAGAAGGCAACGACTTGCACATGACCCATAAGATCGGCCTTGTTGAAGCACTTTGTGGTTTCCATTTCACACTGAAACACTTAGATGGTAGACAGATTGTGGTGAAATACCCAGCTGGCAAAGTCATCGAGCCAG GTTCAGTCAGAGTTGTTCGAGGGGAGGGCATGCCACAGTACCGTAACCCCTTCGAGAAGGGGGACATGTTCATCAAGTTTGACGTGCAGTTCCCAGACAACAACTGGTTAAGCCCAGAGAAGCTGTTG gagTTGGAGGACTTGTTGCCCACACGGGCCGATCCACCAGTCATCTCTGGAGACGCAGAGGAAGTGGACCTGGAGGAGTTTGTGAGCCAGAGCTCCTCTGGTGGTCACCGCCGTGAGGCATACAACGACAGCTCAGATGAGGAAGGAGGGCATCACGGTCCTGGCGTGCAGTGTGCCCATCAGTAA
- the LOC113051695 gene encoding neuropilin and tolloid-like protein 2 yields MHRAWVLLIVIEEGFALAQKIKETQNAGESLFNAEQCGQWTRNINGGLFTSPNYPNSYPPNKECVYILEALPRQRIQLAFDKMYYIEPSFECRFDHIEIRDGPFGFSPLIDRFCGPKSPGVVTSTGRFMWIKFTTDEELEGLGFRVKYTFIADPDFHLHVGGLLNPIPDCQFEISGTDGVIRSSQVEEEDKIKNGDALDCIWTIRAPPQSKIYLRFLEYQMEHSNECKKNFVAVYDGSSAIENLKAKFCSTVANDVMLDTGVGVVRMWADEGSRLSRFRMLFTSFVDPPCSSSTFFCHSNMCINNSLVCNGIQNCVYPWDENHCKERKSKGIFHQITKTHGTVIGISAGVVLVLLIISILVQIKQPRKKVVARRPAVFNKGGFQEVFDPPNYELFSLRDKELSSDLAELSDELDGYHKLRRSSTMSRCIHEHHCGTQASSGGSMKQSRTTLSSMELSYHNDFSKPPPMKTFNSSNTGTFKKSCYGYKQTHDCAEEVIEDRVMEEIPCEIYVRGGSVGGAAGSIGSGCGSITIRNHGSARSSNNTTVVDPGQHSISMDF; encoded by the exons CCTGGGTTCTCCTCATTGTAATAGAAGAGGGATTTGCCCTGGCACAGAAAATTAAAG AGACGCAGAATGCGGGTGAATCTCTGTTTAACGCTGAGCAGTGCGGCCAGTGGACCCGAAATATCAATGGAGGCCTGTTTACATCTCCAAACTATCCTAACTCCTATCCACCCAACAAGGAGTGTGTGTACATCCTAGAAG CTCTCCCTCGGCAGAGAATTCAGCTGGCCTTTGACAAAATGTACTATATCGAACCTTCCTTCGAGTGCCGCTTTGACCATATTGAGATAAGGGATGGTCCCTTTGGTTTCTCCCCTCTTATCGATCGCTTCTGTGGGCCAAAGAGTCCAGGCGTGGTCACCTCCACGGGCCGCTTCATGTGGATCAAATTCACTACTGACGAGGAGCTTGAAGGCTTAGGTTTCCGCGTCAAATACACTTTTATAGCAG ACCCAGATTTTCATTTGCACGTCGGTGGATTGCTAAATCCAATTCCAG ATTGCCAGTTTGAGATCAGTGGTACAGACGGAGTCATCCGCTCCAGTCAGGTGGAAGaagaggataaaataaaaaatggagatGCATTGGACTGCATCTGGACCATCCGTGCCCCTCCACAGTCCAAG ATATACCTTCGCTTCCTCGAGTACCAGATGGAGCACTCAAATGAGTGCAAGAAGAACTTTGTTGCCGTGTATGATGGCAGCAGCGCCATTGAGAACCTGAAAGCGAAGTTCTGCAGCACGGTGGCCAATGACGTGATGCTGGATACTGGTGTTGGCGTCGTGCGCATGTGGGCCGATGAGGGCAGCAGACTCAGCCGTTTCCGCATGCTTTTTACCTCATTTGTGGATC CTCCATGCTCCAGCAGCACCTTTTTCTGTCACAGCAACATGTGCATCAACAACTCACTGGTGTGCAACGGCATTCAGAACTGTGTTTACCCCTGGGATGAGAACCACTGCAAGG AGAGAAAGTCCAAGGGGATCTTTCAccaaatcacaaaaacacacgGCACAGTAATCGGCATCTCTGCCGGTGTGGTTCTGGTCTTGCTCATCATCTCCATCCTGGTGCAAATAAAGCAACCCCGTAAGAAGGTAGTGGCCCGTCGGCCGGCGGTCTTCAACAAAGGCGGCTTCCAAGAGGTCTTCGATCCCCCCAACTACGAGTTGTTTTCCCTCCGCGACAAGGAGCTGTCGTCGGACCTGGCCGAGCTGTCGGATGAGCTGGACGGCTACCATAAGCTGCGGCGCTCCTCCACCATGTCCCGGTGCATCCACGAGCACCACTGCGGCACCCAGGCCTCCTCGGGCGGCAGCATGAAGCAGAGCCGCACCACGCTCAGCTCGATGGAGCTCTCTTACCACAACGATTTCTCCAAGCCGCCTCCCATGAAGACCTTTAACAGCAGCAACACTGGCACCTTCAAGAAGAGCTGCTACGGCTACAAACAGACTCACGACTGCGCCGAGGAGGTGATCGAGGACCGGGTGATGGAGGAGATCCCCTGTGAAATCTACGTGAGGGGTGGGAGCGTAGGAGGGGCCGCGGGCAGCATCGGAAGCGGCTGCGGGAGCATTACCATCCGAAACCATGGCAGTGCTCGCAGCAGCAACAACACCACCGTGGTGGACCCGGGACAACACTCCATATCCATGGACTTCTGA